One Aphidius gifuensis isolate YNYX2018 linkage group LG3, ASM1490517v1, whole genome shotgun sequence DNA window includes the following coding sequences:
- the LOC122851825 gene encoding SAC3 domain-containing protein 1, which translates to MDVAVIGRCFSMCPEKERIMREREGLLHVLEIDEKTKNQKRPKCDPSKIVKCYSRPSAGMFMTDPNQLRPGPVLMVTLRYLLSTVVTRTDVKWSRIYEFVFDRIRAIRQDIVIQMLDIPTSIRLFEPIVKFYIYSNERLCEKSLNEFVPKFNNEHLLECIKQLLVMYDEYEQYNVDKSSMENNCRTTIEVLYILLHLGDQVALRRGLNLPKKYREEPYIKKALKISLACHVKNYARVCREIRKLPSLFSIAAIRNLQYIRRDTFEIMSCSYNSQKQTFSAYKLKEILLYEDLGNLKRDCDLFGFNFNNGNVAFENKKFNRNILNAHPEQHIPDETLHSFLPAILLSNENLLLNEKNKKFTVKKI; encoded by the exons atggaTGTTGCTGTGATTGGAAGGTGTTTCAGCATGTGTCCTGAAAAAGAACGTATTAT GAGAGAACGTGAAGGACTTCTACATGTTTtggaaattgatgaaaaaacaaaaaaccaaaaaagaCCAAAATGTGATCCAtctaaaattgtaaaatgttaTAGTAGACCAAGTGCTGGAATGTTCATGACTGATCCAAATCAACTGAGACCTGGACCAGTTCTTATGGTGACACttagatatttattatcaac GGTAGTAACACGAACTGATGTTAAATGGTCACGAATTTATGAATTTGTATTTGATAGAATACGAGCAATAAGACAAGACATTGTCATCCAGATGCTTGACATACCAACGAGTATTCGTCTTTTTGAGCCAATTGTtaaattctatatttattcaaatgaaag attatgtgaaaaaagtttaaatgaatttgttCCAAAATTCAACAATGAACATCTTCTTGAGTGTATAAAACAATTGTTAGTTATGTATGATGAATATGAACAATataatgttgataaatcatcaatggAAAATAACTGCAGAACAACAATTGAagtgttatatattttactacaCTTGGGTGATCAAGTTGCTCTGAGAAGAggtttaaatttaccaaaaaaatacaG AGAAGAACCATACATTAAAAAGGCACTTAAAATATCTCTTGCATGTCACGTGAAAAATTACGCAAGAGTATGTCgtgaaattagaaaattacCATCACTATTTAGCATCGCAGCTATCAGAAATTTGCAATACATTAGAAG aGATACTTTTGAAATTATGAGCTGTTCTTATAATAGTCAAAAACAAACATTTTCTGCTTATAAATTAaaggaaattttattatacgaAGACTTGGGAAACTTAAAAAGAGATTGTGATTTAtttggttttaattttaacaatggaAATGttgcatttgaaaataaaaaattcaatagaaatattttaaat GCTCATCCAGAACAACATATACCAGATGAAACTCTTCACAGTTTTTTACCAGCCATacttttatcaaatgaaaatttgttattaaacgaaaaaaacaaaaaatttacagtgaaaaaaatctaa
- the LOC122851826 gene encoding mediator of RNA polymerase II transcription subunit 4 — translation MASNKSTKELLISIVDDIELIAKEMIENTIAPKTSKLSTIEHGQLTDLLVVKDNELKSMLKRADEQAKTNLRMDALKAEVERQDQDIQQLQKKLKEAEQILATAIYQAKQKLQSIARANKRPVPSEELIKFSHRISASNAICAPLSWQQGDPRRPYPTDIEMRLGVLGRLNESPSNGQMLGSHAGITSDLQRTGHPAEPLMSSANQFAWHPSGEIHMSMGGQSVAINTHKQENEDVEVMSTDSSSSSSSDSQ, via the exons ATGGCAAGTAATAAAAGTACAAAAGAATTGTTAATATCAATTGTCGATGATATTGAACTTATAGCAAA agaaatgattgaaaatacaatagctccaaaaacatcaaaattatcaacaatagaACATGGACAATTGACAGATCTTTTAGTTGTAAAGGACAATGAATTAAAAAGCATGTTAAAAAGAGCTGATGAACAGGCTAAAACAAATTTAAGAATGGATGCATTGAAAGCTGAAGTTGAAAGACAAGATCAAGATATTcaacaattacaaaaaaaacttaaagaAGCTGAACAAATATTAGCAACAGCAATTTATCAagctaaacaaaaattacaatcaaTTGCACGAGCTAATAAACGACCAGTACCATCTGAAGAActcattaaattttcacataGAATTAGTGCATCAAATGCAATATGTGCACCACTAAGTTGGCAACAGGGTGATCCAAGAAGGCCATATCCAACTg acaTTGAAATGCGTCTTGGAGTTCTGGGTCGATTAAATGAATCACCATCAAATGGTCAAATGCTTGGTTCACATGCGGGAATAACGTCTGACCTTCAACGAACAGGACATCCAGCag AACCACTTATGTCATCAGCAAACCAGTTTGCTTGGCATCCTTCTGGGGAAATCCATATGTCAATGGGTGGACAAAGTGTTGCCATTAATACTCATAAACAGGAAAATGAAGATGTTGAAGTTATGTCAACAGATTCATCAAGCAGCTCATCAAGTGATTCccaataa
- the LOC122850832 gene encoding F-box/LRR-repeat protein 2-like: protein MSVEKICHVEEEQSSGDVDQKIDLINTLSYDALAKIFMQLPIHERIVMDQVCSKWKEASKLAWYDIKKYKCTSTSSTGLAYDKRLLIQSDVEKILLHCGIYLKELSLSRIRKSSILPIIGDHCKNLTRLEFGLSEYHMNTNNINYFVQVFRQLDKLKVVRIQVYATYDNRVKKFSIEIIDSLSEGIDEIHIFFPKVLENTLPFFFNLKKFKNLHSLTLSRCVIDDMIAEISEKQSLVYLNLEKSKTITGDLIFMFNRLVNLEHIKITSYLVSPTNSPGLLCTCISNTCKNLKHLEISTGFYNSIDVSIINWANLKNLVFLNIFWKITDEVAIKIVNYCKNLVHLCISRYSDTTETALKKLTKLENLETFKLEFLQLNSRVIIAISNNCEKLKHLSILGCTVAKSIDDGETRSSASALDDLSKLQYLEHLELTGIKDLQDSTIIAIANKCKNLKYLGIGDCQDITETALMALTSMENLKKLEIRRNPNVTNNFIVKLKGLKLLNCKSCEKLTDAGLIQFIKNCPDLEDLIIDVTNITKDFENARNKLNKNRIFDIRVKI, encoded by the exons ATGAGTGTAGAAAAGATATGTCATGTGGAGGAAGAACAATCCTCTGGTGATGTTGACCAGAAAATAGATCTCATCAACACTTTGAGTTATGATGCATtagctaaaatatttatgcaGCTGCCAATACATGAAAGGATTGTTATGGATCAgg TTTGTTCTAAATGGAAAGAGGCCAGTAAACTAGCTTggtatgatattaaaaaatacaaatgcacATCAACGTCATCAACTGGTCTCGCTTATGATAAACGTTTGTTGATACAATCAGATGTTGAGAAAATACTTTTGCATTGTggtatttatttgaaagaatTATCTCTTTCAAGAATTCGTAAATCAAGTATCTTGCCAATCATTGGTGATCActgcaaaaatttaacaagactCGAATTTGGATTAAGCGAGTATCATatgaatacaaataatataaattacttcGTTCAAGTATTTAGACAGTTGGACAAATTAAAAGTCGTTCGAATACAAGTATATGCTACCTACGACAACcgcgtaaaaaaattttccattgaaATAATCGATAGTCTTTCAGAAGGAATTGatgaaattcatatattttttcccaAAGTACTTGAGAATacattaccattttttttc aatttaaaaaagtttaaaaatctTCATAGTTTAACATTAAGTAGATGCGTTATCGACGACATGATTGCAGAAATATCAGAAAAGCAAAGCCTTGTTTATCTCAATCTTGAAAAGTCAAAGACAATAACTggagatttaatttttatgttcaatCGGCTTGTAAATTTGGAACACATCAAGATAACTTCATACTTGGTGTCTCCTACCAACAGTCCAGGTTTACTCTGCACTTGTATTTCCAATACATGCAAAAATTTGAAGCATCTTGAAATTTCTACTGGTTTTTATAACTCAATTGATGTTTCAATCATAAACTGGGCCAACCTTAAAAATTTAGTGtttctcaatattttttggaaaattactGATGAAGTAGCAATTAAAATTGTGAATTATTGCAAGAATTTAGTACATTTATGTATTTCTCGATATAGTGATACCACTGAAAcagcattgaaaaaattaacaaaattagaaaatctTGAGACTTTCAAACTCGAATTTTTGCAACTCAATAGCAGAGTAATAAtcgcaatttcaaacaattgtgaAAAACTTAAACATTTAAGTATTCTGGGTTGTACTGTAGCCAAATCTATTGACGATGGTGAAACACGTTCTTCTGCATCTGCtcttgatgatttatcaaaattacaatatcttgaacattTAGAGCTTACAGGTATTAAAGACCTTCAAGATAGTACTATTATTGCTATCgctaataaatgtaaaaaccTGAAATATTTAGGTATCGGTGATTGTCAAGATATTACTGAAACCGCTCTCATGGCTTTAACGAGCATGGAAAACTTGAAAAAGTTAGAAATTCGGCGGAATCCTAATGTTACAAACAACtttattgtcaaattaaaaggattaaaattgttgaattgcAAGAGTTGTGAAAAACTCACTGATGCTGgcttaattcaatttataaaaaattgtccagATCTTGAAGACCTGATTATTGACGTCACAAATATTACAAAGGATTTTGAAAATGCtcgtaataaattaaacaaaaatcgtatttttgatattcgcgttaaaatataa